One segment of Curtobacterium sp. MR_MD2014 DNA contains the following:
- a CDS encoding response regulator transcription factor, translating to MRVLVVDDETSLADLVAKGLCRQDMAVDVAHRGDEADELLSVNDYDVVVLDRDLPGLHGDEVARRLAARGSLTRILMLTAATTLADRVHGLELGADDYLAKPFEYPELVARVRALGRRSVAPVAPVLERDGIVVDSNRRIATRDGRPLDLTSKELGVLEVLLRADGRIVSSEELLEKVWDMNIDPFTAAVRVTLSKLRKKLGPPDPIRTVPGCGYAL from the coding sequence GTGCGTGTACTCGTGGTCGACGATGAGACCTCCCTGGCCGATCTCGTCGCGAAGGGACTCTGTCGCCAGGACATGGCCGTCGACGTCGCCCACCGGGGCGACGAGGCGGACGAACTCCTGTCGGTGAACGACTACGACGTCGTCGTGCTCGACCGCGACCTGCCGGGTCTGCACGGGGACGAGGTCGCGCGTCGACTCGCGGCGAGGGGTTCGCTGACCCGGATCCTCATGCTGACCGCCGCGACCACGCTGGCAGACCGCGTGCACGGGCTCGAACTCGGTGCGGACGACTACCTCGCGAAGCCGTTCGAGTACCCGGAGCTCGTCGCCAGGGTCCGTGCGCTCGGGCGGCGGAGCGTCGCGCCGGTCGCGCCGGTGCTCGAGCGGGACGGGATCGTCGTCGACTCGAACCGGCGCATCGCCACCCGCGACGGCCGACCGCTCGACCTGACGTCGAAGGAGCTCGGCGTGCTCGAGGTGCTGCTCCGCGCGGACGGTCGCATCGTCTCGTCCGAGGAGCTGCTCGAGAAGGTCTGGGACATGAACATCGACCCGTTCACGGCGGCCGTCCGGGTGACCCTGTCGAAGCTCCGCAAGAAGCTCGGGCCGCCGGACCCGATCCGGACCGTCCCGGGGTGCGGGTACGCACTGTGA
- a CDS encoding sensor histidine kinase, translating to MRVRTVTRLWSIGVRTTVGFAVSAMALTTGVLVFVALASQWSLRAATEFRPTALSSAATPSVGRDPHVDPSAVPSGAVAFVQVAAEQQWQWSAVGIAVAGVLAGLLGWVLSRQVLRPIDRMARTADRISASTLHERIALDGPDDELRRLARTVDALLDRLEAAFASQRRFVAQAAHELRTPLAVQRASVQIGLPDDATPAELAAVRAELLEQNRRTEHLVDSLLVLAEAERGLEDRSTAVDLGAVARDVVAQAAGAARDADVTLVVDEQDVPRGLTGEPLLVRQLVGNLVDNAIEYNEPGGTVLVRTGVHGVTVENTGVLIDPDEVQHLTEPFRRGEHPGSKRHSGLGLSIVAAIADAHGWSLRLEPLADGGLRAVVRVSSV from the coding sequence GTGCGGGTACGCACTGTGACGCGGCTCTGGAGCATCGGCGTCCGGACGACCGTCGGATTCGCGGTCTCCGCGATGGCCCTGACCACGGGCGTGCTCGTGTTCGTCGCGCTCGCGTCCCAGTGGTCGCTCCGCGCAGCCACCGAGTTCCGACCGACGGCGCTGTCCTCGGCCGCGACGCCGTCGGTCGGACGTGATCCGCACGTCGACCCCTCGGCGGTGCCCTCCGGTGCGGTCGCCTTCGTGCAGGTCGCCGCCGAGCAGCAGTGGCAGTGGTCGGCGGTCGGCATCGCCGTCGCGGGGGTGCTCGCCGGTCTGCTCGGCTGGGTCCTGAGCCGCCAGGTCCTGCGCCCGATCGACCGGATGGCGCGCACCGCCGACCGGATCTCGGCGTCGACCCTCCACGAACGCATCGCGCTCGACGGTCCCGACGACGAACTCCGCAGGCTCGCGCGCACGGTGGACGCCCTGCTCGACCGGCTCGAGGCGGCGTTCGCGAGCCAACGGCGGTTCGTGGCGCAGGCCGCGCACGAGTTGCGCACGCCGCTCGCGGTGCAGCGCGCGTCGGTGCAGATCGGGCTGCCCGACGACGCCACCCCGGCCGAGCTCGCGGCGGTCCGGGCGGAGCTCCTCGAGCAGAACCGTCGCACCGAGCACCTCGTCGACTCGCTCCTGGTGCTCGCCGAGGCGGAGCGCGGACTCGAGGACCGGTCGACGGCGGTCGACCTCGGTGCCGTCGCCCGTGACGTCGTCGCGCAGGCCGCCGGTGCTGCGCGTGACGCCGACGTCACGCTCGTCGTCGACGAGCAGGACGTGCCCCGCGGGCTGACCGGCGAACCGCTGCTCGTCCGGCAACTCGTCGGCAACCTGGTCGACAACGCGATCGAGTACAACGAACCGGGCGGCACGGTCCTCGTCCGCACAGGCGTGCACGGGGTGACGGTCGAGAACACCGGGGTGCTCATCGACCCGGACGAGGTCCAGCACCTCACCGAGCCGTTCCGTCGCGGGGAGCACCCGGGCTCGAAGCGGCACAGCGGCCTCGGGCTGTCGATCGTCGCCGCGATCGCGGACGCGCACGGCTGGTCGCTCCGGCTCGAGCCCCTGGCCGACGGCGGGCTCCGCGCCGTCGTTCGTGTCTCATCGGTGTGA
- a CDS encoding efflux RND transporter periplasmic adaptor subunit yields the protein MTGTVRGRTVVVSACLVAVLAAGVGTWAVVGGTPTESSAAETRSKQATAPVEKGDLTDSKLFAGALGYGAPTGVPGAASGTVTWLPEPGQVIEQDQPVYAVDERPVRAMYGATPLWRTLEYGIEGADVRQLNEDLAALGYDVSVDETFGKRTRAAVQRWQEDRGLEVTGALTADDIVFVDGPVRVDSVVAKLGQPAAGDVLQVTSTKRVVNAAVSQADAARLAVGTKVRVRLNGGEDAIEGEVVDAEPDESDTGGKTVLTTIAFDAGDQSIPAAASVRVEAPGQTAKDVLSVPVQALSATGRSGEYGVEVARRDGTTKRVTVQVGLVADGRAAVTGDVHEGDEVVVPS from the coding sequence GTGACCGGGACCGTGCGCGGGCGCACCGTCGTCGTCAGTGCGTGCCTGGTCGCCGTGCTGGCAGCCGGAGTCGGCACGTGGGCGGTCGTCGGCGGGACCCCGACGGAGTCCTCGGCCGCCGAGACCCGCAGCAAGCAGGCCACCGCCCCGGTCGAGAAGGGGGACCTGACCGACTCGAAGCTGTTCGCGGGTGCCCTCGGGTACGGCGCACCGACCGGGGTCCCGGGCGCGGCGTCCGGTACCGTGACCTGGCTGCCCGAACCCGGACAGGTCATCGAGCAGGACCAGCCGGTGTACGCGGTCGACGAGCGACCGGTCCGTGCGATGTACGGCGCCACCCCGCTCTGGCGGACGCTCGAGTACGGCATCGAGGGGGCCGACGTCCGGCAGCTCAACGAGGACCTCGCCGCCCTGGGCTACGACGTGTCCGTCGACGAGACGTTCGGCAAGCGCACCCGGGCAGCGGTGCAGCGCTGGCAGGAGGACCGTGGGCTGGAGGTCACCGGCGCGCTCACCGCGGACGACATCGTCTTCGTCGACGGCCCCGTCCGCGTCGACTCCGTCGTCGCGAAGCTCGGCCAGCCCGCCGCCGGGGACGTCCTCCAGGTCACGAGCACGAAGCGCGTCGTGAACGCCGCAGTGTCCCAGGCGGACGCCGCGCGCCTCGCCGTCGGCACGAAGGTCCGGGTGCGTCTGAACGGCGGCGAGGACGCGATCGAGGGCGAGGTCGTCGACGCCGAGCCGGACGAGTCGGACACGGGCGGCAAGACCGTCCTGACGACGATCGCGTTCGACGCCGGCGACCAGAGCATCCCCGCAGCGGCATCCGTCCGGGTGGAGGCCCCCGGGCAGACCGCGAAGGACGTGCTCTCGGTGCCGGTGCAGGCGTTGTCCGCGACCGGACGCTCCGGCGAGTACGGCGTCGAGGTCGCCCGACGTGACGGCACGACGAAGCGCGTGACGGTGCAGGTCGGGCTCGTCGCCGACGGTCGTGCGGCGGTCACCGGCGACGTGCACGAGGGCGACGAGGTCGTGGTGCCCTCGTGA